Proteins from a single region of Dreissena polymorpha isolate Duluth1 unplaced genomic scaffold, UMN_Dpol_1.0 chrUn015, whole genome shotgun sequence:
- the LOC127863552 gene encoding antigen 43-like isoform X4 translates to MIYENLGSQELVNSAGRSTKIPRLGNEKIPNPRPKKVTPKPKAASTPKATRKGASHPQDASTPKEATILLGSNGRQLNVLSQTDVYNGPGAKPNRAPVHVADLSQDQQELLASHINSQHCHKATMTEPAMTFLTAEEVAGYVCINYVGKKLDGFEKKLDSFESVVRSVEKQLRRLVACEVLEAVSGDVTVPDAFDVNDAPVSACDVNDNSVVSLSDAVCHDVVSIGHDSICLSGGSVVSNGVMTVAGCETSCRANPDASIAGSLVGHDSLYVAGGFAGYHSVSEAGGFAGRDGLSIGGGVIGTGGFSVGGSVVGRDGLSIGGGVVDTGVFSLVGGVVGGDGLSIGGGVVGTGGFSVGDGVVGRDGLSMKGGVVGTGGFSVGGGVVGGDDLSIGGGVVGTGGLSVGGGVVGRTELSAGGAVVGRNGLSAEGGVEGRDGLSIGGGVVGTGGLSVGGGVVGRTGLSAGGAVVGRDGLSIGGGVVGTGGFSVGGGGVGRNGLSSGDGVVGRNGLSAGDGVVGRNGLSARGGVVDRNGLSSGGGVVGRNGLSAGGGVVGRNGLSSGDGVVSRNGLSAGDGVVGRNGLSAGGGVVGHDGLAVGHVMEGQDVFYVGGGPVGLDVNSVGNGDIRWGVRSRSGFSDLDVVNNGRLFDNVSVMISPHVGYGERDRELNSGFIVYENSRDDDMDDDLGGERVVSADRVPLRSRFEQLPVVIRSYIDMQSVSKNAPVMLHPDILDSLITQHDGNISRFVWDLTKLLYSNEEMIDSSFNGKGTRKALSARRKSLILNGAQQAFPGVGKCTQYIATVINNGFKNKRTYQKKN, encoded by the exons ATGATTTATG AGAATTTGGGGTCGCAAGAACTAGTGAACAGTGCCGGAAGAAGTACCAAAATTCCAAGGCTCGGT AATGAAAAAATCCCTAACCCAAGACCCAAGAAAGTGACCCCTAAACCGAAAGCTGCATCGACTCCGAAGGCAACTCGAAAAGGGGCATCACATCCACAAGATGCCTCAACTCCGAAAGAGGCAACAATATTATTG GGCTCCAATGGAAGACAATTGAATGTCCTGAGTCAAACAGACGTCTACAACGGCCCAGGTGCAAAACCTAACCGAGCCCCTGTCCATGTGGCTGACCTGAGCCAGGACCAACAGGAGCTGTTGGCAAGTCATATCAACAGCCAACATTGCCACAAAGCAACGATGACTGAGCCTGCAATGACTTTTCTTACTGCAGAAGAGGTAGCAGGCTACGTTTGCATAAACTATGTGGGTAAAAAGCTTGATGGTTTTGAAAAGAAACTTGACTCATTTGAGAGTGTAGTACGAAGTGTTGAGAAACAGTTACGAAGGTTGGTGGCCTGTGAAGTTCTAGAGGCTGTTTCTGGTGATGTAACTGTTCCTGATGCGTTTGATGTCAATGATGCGCCTGTCAGTGCTTGTGACGTAAATGATAATTCTGTTGTGTCTTTAAGTGATGCTGTTTGTCATGATGTTGTGTCTATTGGGCATGACAGTATTTGTTTGTCTGGCGGCAGTGTTGTTAGTAATGGTGTCATGACTGTAGCTGGGTGTGAAACTAGTTGTAGAGCAAATCCAGATGCATCTATTGCTGGCAGTCTTGTAGGTCATGATAGTTTGTATGTAGCAGGTGGGTTTGCAGGGTATCATAGTGTGTCTGAAGCAGGTGGGTTTGCAGGTCGAGATGGTCTGTCCATTGGAGGTGGTGTTATAGGTACAGGTGGTTTTTCTGTAGGAGGTAGTGTTGTTGGTCGAGATGGTCTGTCCATAGGAGGTGGTGTTGTAGATACAGGTGTTTTTTCTTTAGTTGGTGGTGTTGTAGGTGGAGATGGTCTGTCCATAGGAGGTGGTGTTGTAGGTACAGGTGGTTTTTCTGTAGGAGATGGTGTTGTAGGTCGAGATGGTCTGTCCATGAAAGGTGGTGTTGTAGGTACAGGTGGTTTTTCTGTGGGAGGTGGTGTTGTAGGTGGAGATGATCTGTCCATAGGAGGTGGTGTTGTAGGTACAGGTGGTTTGTCTGTAGGAGGTGGTGTTGTAGGAAGAACTGAATTGTCTGCAGGAGGTGCAGTTgtaggtagaaatggtttgtctgcAGAAGGTGGAGTTGAAGGTCGAGATGGTCTGTCCATAGGAGGTGGTGTTGTAGGTACAGGTGGTTTGTCTGTAGGAGGTGGTGTTGTAGGTAGAACTGGTTTGTCTGCAGGAGGTGCAGTTGTAGGTCGAGATGGTCTGTCCATAGGAGGTGGTGTTGTAGGTACAGGTGGTTTTTCTGTAGGAGGTGGTGGTgtaggtagaaatggtttgtctTCAGGGGATGGAGTTgtaggtagaaatggtttgtctgcaggagatggagttgtaggtagaaatggtttgtctgcAAGAGGTGGAGTTGTAGATAGAAATGGTTTGTCTTCAGGAG gtggagttgtaggtagaaatggtttgtctgcaggag gtggagttgtaggtagaaatggtttgtctTCAGGAGATGGAGTTGTAAgtagaaatggtttgtctgcaggagatggagttgtaggtagaaatggtttgtctgcAGGAGGTGGTGTGGTGGGTCATGATGGTTTAGCTGTAGGCCATGTCATGGAAGGTCAAGATGTTTTTTATGTTGGAGGTGGTCCAGTTGGTTTGGATGTTAATTCTGTTGGAAATGGTGATATTCGATGGGGCGTCAGGTCAAGAAGTGGTTTTTCTGATCTAGATGTTGTTAATAATGGTCGTCTCTTTGATAATGTAAGTGTTATGATTTCCCCGCATGTTGGATATGGTGAAAGGGATAGGGAATTAAACAGTGGATTTATTGTGTATGAAAATAGTAGGGATGATGATATGGATGATGATTTGGGTGGTGAAAGGGTTGTGTCTGCTGATAGGGTCCCTTTGAGGTCAAGGTTTGAGCAGCTTCCAGTGGTTATAAGGTCATATATTGATATGCAGTCTGTTTCAAAAAATGCGCCTGTGATGCTTCATCCAGACATTTTAGATAGTTTGATTACTCAACATGACGGGAACATATCAAGATTTGTGTGGGATTTGACTAAACTTTTGTATTCAAATGAAGAAATGATAGATAGCTCATTCAATGGCAAGGGAACAAGAAAAGCATTGTCGGCGAGAAGAAAATCGCTTATTCTAAATGGAGCGCAACAGGCATTTCCTGGAGTTGGAAAATGCACCCAGTATATTGCCACCGTCATCAACAATgggtttaaaaataaaagaacctATCAGAAAAAGAACTAA
- the LOC127863552 gene encoding probable autotransporter ROD_p1121 isoform X3: protein MIYENLGSQELVNSAGRSTKIPRLGNEKIPNPRPKKVTPKPKAASTPKATRKGASHPQDASTPKEATILLGSNGRQLNVLSQTDVYNGPGAKPNRAPVHVADLSQDQQELLASHINSQHCHKATMTEPAMTFLTAEEVAGYVCINYVGKKLDGFEKKLDSFESVVRSVEKQLRRLVACEVLEAVSGDVTVPDAFDVNDAPVSACDVNDNSVVSLSDAVCHDVVSIGHDSICLSGGSVVSNGVMTVAGCETSCRANPDASIAGSLVGHDSLYVAGGFAGYHSVSEAGGFAGRDGLSIGGGVIGTGGFSVGGSVVGRDGLSIGGGVVDTGVFSLVGGVVGGDGLSIGGGVVGTGGFSVGDGVVGRDGLSMKGGVVGTGGFSVGGGVVGGDDLSIGGGVVGTGGLSVGGGVVGRTELSAGGAVVGRNGLSAEGGVEGRDGLSIGGGVVGTGGLSVGGGVVGRTGLSAGGAVVGRDGLSIGGGVVGTGGFSVGGGGVGRNGLSSGDGVVGRNGLSAGDGVVGRNGLSAGGGVVDRNGLSAGDGVVGRNGLSAGDGVVGRNGLSAGDGVVGRNGLSAGGGVVGRNGLSSGDGVVGRNGLSSGGGVVGRNGLSSGDGVVSRNGLSAGDGVVGRNGLSAGGGVVGHDGLAVGHVMEGQDVFYVGGGPVGLDVNSVGNGDIRWGVRSRSGFSDLDVVNNGRLFDNVSVMISPHVGYGERDRELNSGFIVYENSRDDDMDDDLGGERVVSADRVPLRSRFEQLPVVIRSYIDMQSVSKNAPVMLHPDILDSLITQHDGNISRFVWDLTKLLYSNEEMIDSSFNGKGTRKALSARRKSLILNGAQQAFPGVGKCTQYIATVINNGFKNKRTYQKKN, encoded by the exons ATGATTTATG AGAATTTGGGGTCGCAAGAACTAGTGAACAGTGCCGGAAGAAGTACCAAAATTCCAAGGCTCGGT AATGAAAAAATCCCTAACCCAAGACCCAAGAAAGTGACCCCTAAACCGAAAGCTGCATCGACTCCGAAGGCAACTCGAAAAGGGGCATCACATCCACAAGATGCCTCAACTCCGAAAGAGGCAACAATATTATTG GGCTCCAATGGAAGACAATTGAATGTCCTGAGTCAAACAGACGTCTACAACGGCCCAGGTGCAAAACCTAACCGAGCCCCTGTCCATGTGGCTGACCTGAGCCAGGACCAACAGGAGCTGTTGGCAAGTCATATCAACAGCCAACATTGCCACAAAGCAACGATGACTGAGCCTGCAATGACTTTTCTTACTGCAGAAGAGGTAGCAGGCTACGTTTGCATAAACTATGTGGGTAAAAAGCTTGATGGTTTTGAAAAGAAACTTGACTCATTTGAGAGTGTAGTACGAAGTGTTGAGAAACAGTTACGAAGGTTGGTGGCCTGTGAAGTTCTAGAGGCTGTTTCTGGTGATGTAACTGTTCCTGATGCGTTTGATGTCAATGATGCGCCTGTCAGTGCTTGTGACGTAAATGATAATTCTGTTGTGTCTTTAAGTGATGCTGTTTGTCATGATGTTGTGTCTATTGGGCATGACAGTATTTGTTTGTCTGGCGGCAGTGTTGTTAGTAATGGTGTCATGACTGTAGCTGGGTGTGAAACTAGTTGTAGAGCAAATCCAGATGCATCTATTGCTGGCAGTCTTGTAGGTCATGATAGTTTGTATGTAGCAGGTGGGTTTGCAGGGTATCATAGTGTGTCTGAAGCAGGTGGGTTTGCAGGTCGAGATGGTCTGTCCATTGGAGGTGGTGTTATAGGTACAGGTGGTTTTTCTGTAGGAGGTAGTGTTGTTGGTCGAGATGGTCTGTCCATAGGAGGTGGTGTTGTAGATACAGGTGTTTTTTCTTTAGTTGGTGGTGTTGTAGGTGGAGATGGTCTGTCCATAGGAGGTGGTGTTGTAGGTACAGGTGGTTTTTCTGTAGGAGATGGTGTTGTAGGTCGAGATGGTCTGTCCATGAAAGGTGGTGTTGTAGGTACAGGTGGTTTTTCTGTGGGAGGTGGTGTTGTAGGTGGAGATGATCTGTCCATAGGAGGTGGTGTTGTAGGTACAGGTGGTTTGTCTGTAGGAGGTGGTGTTGTAGGAAGAACTGAATTGTCTGCAGGAGGTGCAGTTgtaggtagaaatggtttgtctgcAGAAGGTGGAGTTGAAGGTCGAGATGGTCTGTCCATAGGAGGTGGTGTTGTAGGTACAGGTGGTTTGTCTGTAGGAGGTGGTGTTGTAGGTAGAACTGGTTTGTCTGCAGGAGGTGCAGTTGTAGGTCGAGATGGTCTGTCCATAGGAGGTGGTGTTGTAGGTACAGGTGGTTTTTCTGTAGGAGGTGGTGGTgtaggtagaaatggtttgtctTCAGGGGATGGAGTTgtaggtagaaatggtttgtctgcaggagatggagttgtag gtagaaatggtttgtctgcaggaggtggagttgtagatagaaatggtttgtctgcaggagatggagttgtaggtagaaatggtttgtctgcaggagatggagttgtaggtagaaatggtttgtctgcaggagatggagttgtaggtagaaatggtttgtctgcAGGAG gtggagttgtaggtagaaatggtttgtctTCAGGAGATGGAGTTgtag gtagaaatggtttgtcttcaggaggtggagttgtaggtagaaatggtttgtctTCAGGAGATGGAGTTGTAAgtagaaatggtttgtctgcaggagatggagttgtaggtagaaatggtttgtctgcAGGAGGTGGTGTGGTGGGTCATGATGGTTTAGCTGTAGGCCATGTCATGGAAGGTCAAGATGTTTTTTATGTTGGAGGTGGTCCAGTTGGTTTGGATGTTAATTCTGTTGGAAATGGTGATATTCGATGGGGCGTCAGGTCAAGAAGTGGTTTTTCTGATCTAGATGTTGTTAATAATGGTCGTCTCTTTGATAATGTAAGTGTTATGATTTCCCCGCATGTTGGATATGGTGAAAGGGATAGGGAATTAAACAGTGGATTTATTGTGTATGAAAATAGTAGGGATGATGATATGGATGATGATTTGGGTGGTGAAAGGGTTGTGTCTGCTGATAGGGTCCCTTTGAGGTCAAGGTTTGAGCAGCTTCCAGTGGTTATAAGGTCATATATTGATATGCAGTCTGTTTCAAAAAATGCGCCTGTGATGCTTCATCCAGACATTTTAGATAGTTTGATTACTCAACATGACGGGAACATATCAAGATTTGTGTGGGATTTGACTAAACTTTTGTATTCAAATGAAGAAATGATAGATAGCTCATTCAATGGCAAGGGAACAAGAAAAGCATTGTCGGCGAGAAGAAAATCGCTTATTCTAAATGGAGCGCAACAGGCATTTCCTGGAGTTGGAAAATGCACCCAGTATATTGCCACCGTCATCAACAATgggtttaaaaataaaagaacctATCAGAAAAAGAACTAA
- the LOC127863552 gene encoding uncharacterized PE-PGRS family protein PE_PGRS54-like isoform X1 yields the protein MIYENLGSQELVNSAGRSTKIPRLGNEKIPNPRPKKVTPKPKAASTPKATRKGASHPQDASTPKEATILLGSNGRQLNVLSQTDVYNGPGAKPNRAPVHVADLSQDQQELLASHINSQHCHKATMTEPAMTFLTAEEVAGYVCINYVGKKLDGFEKKLDSFESVVRSVEKQLRRLVACEVLEAVSGDVTVPDAFDVNDAPVSACDVNDNSVVSLSDAVCHDVVSIGHDSICLSGGSVVSNGVMTVAGCETSCRANPDASIAGSLVGHDSLYVAGGFAGYHSVSEAGGFAGRDGLSIGGGVIGTGGFSVGGSVVGRDGLSIGGGVVDTGVFSLVGGVVGGDGLSIGGGVVGTGGFSVGDGVVGRDGLSMKGGVVGTGGFSVGGGVVGGDDLSIGGGVVGTGGLSVGGGVVGRTELSAGGAVVGRNGLSAEGGVEGRDGLSIGGGVVGTGGLSVGGGVVGRTGLSAGGAVVGRDGLSIGGGVVGTGGFSVGGGGVGRNGLSSGDGVVGRNGLSAGDGVVGRNGLSARGGVVDRNGLSSGGGVVGRNGLSAGGGVVDRNGLSAGDGVVGRNGLSAGDGVVGRNGLSAGDGVVGRNGLSAGGGVVGRNGLSSGDGVVGRNGLSSGGGVVGRNGLSSGDGVVSRNGLSAGDGVVGRNGLSAGGGVVGHDGLAVGHVMEGQDVFYVGGGPVGLDVNSVGNGDIRWGVRSRSGFSDLDVVNNGRLFDNVSVMISPHVGYGERDRELNSGFIVYENSRDDDMDDDLGGERVVSADRVPLRSRFEQLPVVIRSYIDMQSVSKNAPVMLHPDILDSLITQHDGNISRFVWDLTKLLYSNEEMIDSSFNGKGTRKALSARRKSLILNGAQQAFPGVGKCTQYIATVINNGFKNKRTYQKKN from the exons ATGATTTATG AGAATTTGGGGTCGCAAGAACTAGTGAACAGTGCCGGAAGAAGTACCAAAATTCCAAGGCTCGGT AATGAAAAAATCCCTAACCCAAGACCCAAGAAAGTGACCCCTAAACCGAAAGCTGCATCGACTCCGAAGGCAACTCGAAAAGGGGCATCACATCCACAAGATGCCTCAACTCCGAAAGAGGCAACAATATTATTG GGCTCCAATGGAAGACAATTGAATGTCCTGAGTCAAACAGACGTCTACAACGGCCCAGGTGCAAAACCTAACCGAGCCCCTGTCCATGTGGCTGACCTGAGCCAGGACCAACAGGAGCTGTTGGCAAGTCATATCAACAGCCAACATTGCCACAAAGCAACGATGACTGAGCCTGCAATGACTTTTCTTACTGCAGAAGAGGTAGCAGGCTACGTTTGCATAAACTATGTGGGTAAAAAGCTTGATGGTTTTGAAAAGAAACTTGACTCATTTGAGAGTGTAGTACGAAGTGTTGAGAAACAGTTACGAAGGTTGGTGGCCTGTGAAGTTCTAGAGGCTGTTTCTGGTGATGTAACTGTTCCTGATGCGTTTGATGTCAATGATGCGCCTGTCAGTGCTTGTGACGTAAATGATAATTCTGTTGTGTCTTTAAGTGATGCTGTTTGTCATGATGTTGTGTCTATTGGGCATGACAGTATTTGTTTGTCTGGCGGCAGTGTTGTTAGTAATGGTGTCATGACTGTAGCTGGGTGTGAAACTAGTTGTAGAGCAAATCCAGATGCATCTATTGCTGGCAGTCTTGTAGGTCATGATAGTTTGTATGTAGCAGGTGGGTTTGCAGGGTATCATAGTGTGTCTGAAGCAGGTGGGTTTGCAGGTCGAGATGGTCTGTCCATTGGAGGTGGTGTTATAGGTACAGGTGGTTTTTCTGTAGGAGGTAGTGTTGTTGGTCGAGATGGTCTGTCCATAGGAGGTGGTGTTGTAGATACAGGTGTTTTTTCTTTAGTTGGTGGTGTTGTAGGTGGAGATGGTCTGTCCATAGGAGGTGGTGTTGTAGGTACAGGTGGTTTTTCTGTAGGAGATGGTGTTGTAGGTCGAGATGGTCTGTCCATGAAAGGTGGTGTTGTAGGTACAGGTGGTTTTTCTGTGGGAGGTGGTGTTGTAGGTGGAGATGATCTGTCCATAGGAGGTGGTGTTGTAGGTACAGGTGGTTTGTCTGTAGGAGGTGGTGTTGTAGGAAGAACTGAATTGTCTGCAGGAGGTGCAGTTgtaggtagaaatggtttgtctgcAGAAGGTGGAGTTGAAGGTCGAGATGGTCTGTCCATAGGAGGTGGTGTTGTAGGTACAGGTGGTTTGTCTGTAGGAGGTGGTGTTGTAGGTAGAACTGGTTTGTCTGCAGGAGGTGCAGTTGTAGGTCGAGATGGTCTGTCCATAGGAGGTGGTGTTGTAGGTACAGGTGGTTTTTCTGTAGGAGGTGGTGGTgtaggtagaaatggtttgtctTCAGGGGATGGAGTTgtaggtagaaatggtttgtctgcaggagatggagttgtaggtagaaatggtttgtctgcAAGAGGTGGAGTTGTAGATAGAAATGGTTTGTCTTCAGGAG gtggagttgtaggtagaaatggtttgtctgcaggaggtggagttgtagatagaaatggtttgtctgcaggagatggagttgtaggtagaaatggtttgtctgcaggagatggagttgtaggtagaaatggtttgtctgcaggagatggagttgtaggtagaaatggtttgtctgcAGGAG gtggagttgtaggtagaaatggtttgtctTCAGGAGATGGAGTTgtag gtagaaatggtttgtcttcaggaggtggagttgtaggtagaaatggtttgtctTCAGGAGATGGAGTTGTAAgtagaaatggtttgtctgcaggagatggagttgtaggtagaaatggtttgtctgcAGGAGGTGGTGTGGTGGGTCATGATGGTTTAGCTGTAGGCCATGTCATGGAAGGTCAAGATGTTTTTTATGTTGGAGGTGGTCCAGTTGGTTTGGATGTTAATTCTGTTGGAAATGGTGATATTCGATGGGGCGTCAGGTCAAGAAGTGGTTTTTCTGATCTAGATGTTGTTAATAATGGTCGTCTCTTTGATAATGTAAGTGTTATGATTTCCCCGCATGTTGGATATGGTGAAAGGGATAGGGAATTAAACAGTGGATTTATTGTGTATGAAAATAGTAGGGATGATGATATGGATGATGATTTGGGTGGTGAAAGGGTTGTGTCTGCTGATAGGGTCCCTTTGAGGTCAAGGTTTGAGCAGCTTCCAGTGGTTATAAGGTCATATATTGATATGCAGTCTGTTTCAAAAAATGCGCCTGTGATGCTTCATCCAGACATTTTAGATAGTTTGATTACTCAACATGACGGGAACATATCAAGATTTGTGTGGGATTTGACTAAACTTTTGTATTCAAATGAAGAAATGATAGATAGCTCATTCAATGGCAAGGGAACAAGAAAAGCATTGTCGGCGAGAAGAAAATCGCTTATTCTAAATGGAGCGCAACAGGCATTTCCTGGAGTTGGAAAATGCACCCAGTATATTGCCACCGTCATCAACAATgggtttaaaaataaaagaacctATCAGAAAAAGAACTAA
- the LOC127863552 gene encoding uncharacterized PE-PGRS family protein PE_PGRS54-like isoform X2, which translates to MIYENLGSQELVNSAGRSTKIPRLGNEKIPNPRPKKVTPKPKAASTPKATRKGASHPQDASTPKEATILLGSNGRQLNVLSQTDVYNGPGAKPNRAPVHVADLSQDQQELLASHINSQHCHKATMTEPAMTFLTAEEVAGYVCINYVGKKLDGFEKKLDSFESVVRSVEKQLRRLVACEVLEAVSGDVTVPDAFDVNDAPVSACDVNDNSVVSLSDAVCHDVVSIGHDSICLSGGSVVSNGVMTVAGCETSCRANPDASIAGSLVGHDSLYVAGGFAGYHSVSEAGGFAGRDGLSIGGGVIGTGGFSVGGSVVGRDGLSIGGGVVDTGVFSLVGGVVGGDGLSIGGGVVGTGGFSVGDGVVGRDGLSMKGGVVGTGGFSVGGGVVGGDDLSIGGGVVGTGGLSVGGGVVGRTELSAGGAVVGRNGLSAEGGVEGRDGLSIGGGVVGTGGLSVGGGVVGRTGLSAGGAVVGRDGLSIGGGVVGTGGFSVGGGGVGRNGLSSGDGVVGRNGLSAGDGVVGRNGLSARGGVVDRNGLSSGGGVVGRNGLSAGDGVVGRNGLSAGDGVVGRNGLSAGDGVVGRNGLSAGGGVVGRNGLSSGDGVVGRNGLSSGGGVVGRNGLSSGDGVVSRNGLSAGDGVVGRNGLSAGGGVVGHDGLAVGHVMEGQDVFYVGGGPVGLDVNSVGNGDIRWGVRSRSGFSDLDVVNNGRLFDNVSVMISPHVGYGERDRELNSGFIVYENSRDDDMDDDLGGERVVSADRVPLRSRFEQLPVVIRSYIDMQSVSKNAPVMLHPDILDSLITQHDGNISRFVWDLTKLLYSNEEMIDSSFNGKGTRKALSARRKSLILNGAQQAFPGVGKCTQYIATVINNGFKNKRTYQKKN; encoded by the exons ATGATTTATG AGAATTTGGGGTCGCAAGAACTAGTGAACAGTGCCGGAAGAAGTACCAAAATTCCAAGGCTCGGT AATGAAAAAATCCCTAACCCAAGACCCAAGAAAGTGACCCCTAAACCGAAAGCTGCATCGACTCCGAAGGCAACTCGAAAAGGGGCATCACATCCACAAGATGCCTCAACTCCGAAAGAGGCAACAATATTATTG GGCTCCAATGGAAGACAATTGAATGTCCTGAGTCAAACAGACGTCTACAACGGCCCAGGTGCAAAACCTAACCGAGCCCCTGTCCATGTGGCTGACCTGAGCCAGGACCAACAGGAGCTGTTGGCAAGTCATATCAACAGCCAACATTGCCACAAAGCAACGATGACTGAGCCTGCAATGACTTTTCTTACTGCAGAAGAGGTAGCAGGCTACGTTTGCATAAACTATGTGGGTAAAAAGCTTGATGGTTTTGAAAAGAAACTTGACTCATTTGAGAGTGTAGTACGAAGTGTTGAGAAACAGTTACGAAGGTTGGTGGCCTGTGAAGTTCTAGAGGCTGTTTCTGGTGATGTAACTGTTCCTGATGCGTTTGATGTCAATGATGCGCCTGTCAGTGCTTGTGACGTAAATGATAATTCTGTTGTGTCTTTAAGTGATGCTGTTTGTCATGATGTTGTGTCTATTGGGCATGACAGTATTTGTTTGTCTGGCGGCAGTGTTGTTAGTAATGGTGTCATGACTGTAGCTGGGTGTGAAACTAGTTGTAGAGCAAATCCAGATGCATCTATTGCTGGCAGTCTTGTAGGTCATGATAGTTTGTATGTAGCAGGTGGGTTTGCAGGGTATCATAGTGTGTCTGAAGCAGGTGGGTTTGCAGGTCGAGATGGTCTGTCCATTGGAGGTGGTGTTATAGGTACAGGTGGTTTTTCTGTAGGAGGTAGTGTTGTTGGTCGAGATGGTCTGTCCATAGGAGGTGGTGTTGTAGATACAGGTGTTTTTTCTTTAGTTGGTGGTGTTGTAGGTGGAGATGGTCTGTCCATAGGAGGTGGTGTTGTAGGTACAGGTGGTTTTTCTGTAGGAGATGGTGTTGTAGGTCGAGATGGTCTGTCCATGAAAGGTGGTGTTGTAGGTACAGGTGGTTTTTCTGTGGGAGGTGGTGTTGTAGGTGGAGATGATCTGTCCATAGGAGGTGGTGTTGTAGGTACAGGTGGTTTGTCTGTAGGAGGTGGTGTTGTAGGAAGAACTGAATTGTCTGCAGGAGGTGCAGTTgtaggtagaaatggtttgtctgcAGAAGGTGGAGTTGAAGGTCGAGATGGTCTGTCCATAGGAGGTGGTGTTGTAGGTACAGGTGGTTTGTCTGTAGGAGGTGGTGTTGTAGGTAGAACTGGTTTGTCTGCAGGAGGTGCAGTTGTAGGTCGAGATGGTCTGTCCATAGGAGGTGGTGTTGTAGGTACAGGTGGTTTTTCTGTAGGAGGTGGTGGTgtaggtagaaatggtttgtctTCAGGGGATGGAGTTgtaggtagaaatggtttgtctgcaggagatggagttgtaggtagaaatggtttgtctgcAAGAGGTGGAGTTGTAGATAGAAATGGTTTGTCTTCAGGAG gtggagttgtaggtagaaatggtttgtctgcaggag atggagttgtaggtagaaatggtttgtctgcaggagatggagttgtaggtagaaatggtttgtctgcaggagatggagttgtaggtagaaatggtttgtctgcAGGAG gtggagttgtaggtagaaatggtttgtctTCAGGAGATGGAGTTgtag gtagaaatggtttgtcttcaggaggtggagttgtaggtagaaatggtttgtctTCAGGAGATGGAGTTGTAAgtagaaatggtttgtctgcaggagatggagttgtaggtagaaatggtttgtctgcAGGAGGTGGTGTGGTGGGTCATGATGGTTTAGCTGTAGGCCATGTCATGGAAGGTCAAGATGTTTTTTATGTTGGAGGTGGTCCAGTTGGTTTGGATGTTAATTCTGTTGGAAATGGTGATATTCGATGGGGCGTCAGGTCAAGAAGTGGTTTTTCTGATCTAGATGTTGTTAATAATGGTCGTCTCTTTGATAATGTAAGTGTTATGATTTCCCCGCATGTTGGATATGGTGAAAGGGATAGGGAATTAAACAGTGGATTTATTGTGTATGAAAATAGTAGGGATGATGATATGGATGATGATTTGGGTGGTGAAAGGGTTGTGTCTGCTGATAGGGTCCCTTTGAGGTCAAGGTTTGAGCAGCTTCCAGTGGTTATAAGGTCATATATTGATATGCAGTCTGTTTCAAAAAATGCGCCTGTGATGCTTCATCCAGACATTTTAGATAGTTTGATTACTCAACATGACGGGAACATATCAAGATTTGTGTGGGATTTGACTAAACTTTTGTATTCAAATGAAGAAATGATAGATAGCTCATTCAATGGCAAGGGAACAAGAAAAGCATTGTCGGCGAGAAGAAAATCGCTTATTCTAAATGGAGCGCAACAGGCATTTCCTGGAGTTGGAAAATGCACCCAGTATATTGCCACCGTCATCAACAATgggtttaaaaataaaagaacctATCAGAAAAAGAACTAA